Genomic window (Eubalaena glacialis isolate mEubGla1 chromosome X, mEubGla1.1.hap2.+ XY, whole genome shotgun sequence):
TCTGGACTTCTGACACACAcagctgtgagataataaatgtgcgTTCTTTTAAGCTGccaggtttgtggtaatttgttatagcagcaatagaagACTAAAACAGATATTAATAAAGTCACTCTGACTTTCTTCTGGTTAGTGTTTGCCTGGTATAACTTTTTCTGTCCTTATTATCTATCTGTCACTTTGTAGATAGATAAAGTAGGTTTCTTATAGATAGCGTATAGTTATCTTGCTGTTTTAAATCCAGCCTGACaacctttgtcttttaattggtatttagaccatttatatttcaTGTAATTGTCAATAGGGTTGGGTTTTAACTGCCTTCTTACTGCAGTCTGGAAATTGCCTCCAGGCAGTAAGCTGGGGCACTGATAGAGTttatctcctttgttttctttctttctgccatcACGGTCCTTCACTGCCTGTTGTTCACTGTctgaaaactgttgtttcatatattttgtccagtttcttGTTTAAGGTGGGAAGGAAAACTCCATCCCTCTTACTGTATCAAAGCTGGAAGTAGAAGTCCTCAACAATGTAAtttctaattaatattttaaaaaatcctcttcaTGAAGTCCCTTTTATGTGAAATATGAGTGTACGTTTGTATGTATAATTCAGTcacaaaaaggataatacatatactaaaatattacTATATATGAATATGGCAGATGGCTACctgtttaaaaatagaatcaaataATTAGTCAGTGACAGAACTTGACGATATCCTGAACCTGTCAACTTTTTTCAGTCTCCATGTCTTGGTAGCTAGTTCCTTCTGCTTGGAATGCTTCCTCAGCTCATATCCTTTCCTGCCTGGCAGCTTTGCATGTATCCTCCAGAACCAGCTCCAGGGTCATCACCTCTCTGCTTCCCAGTCCCCCCAGACAGAATCCATATTTCCTCTTCTGGGCTGCCATCACACTCTACCCATAGAACCATTATGGCACGTGCCATGCTGTGTTGTAATTATATGTTTCTGGGCGGACTCCCTCCTACCAGGAAGCCCTGGAAAGCAGGAaacttattttagttttctttatatttgtctTATCCTCTAACGACAGTATGTCTTCTACGTAGAATTTTTGATATGTGATTATTGAATTAGTGActcttttcatgtgctaaaaAGCAATGCTGTTATTACTCCTCATTTTAATATCGCATATTTGTAAATGTGAATCCTCTTTAATCATTTTGCTTTTCTCCTAGTAAATTCCTCATCTATGCCTGTCTGCTGCTATTCTCTGTGTTGCTGGCCCTTCGTCTGGATGGCATCATTCAGTGGAGTTACTGGGCTGTCTTTGCTCCAATATGGCTGTGGAAGTTAATGGTCATTGTTGGAGCCTCGGTTGGAACTGGAGTCTGGGCACGAAATCCCCAATATCGGTAATACTGCTTTATAAAACCTTTTGGTCTCTACTCTGAgtgggtcggggggggggggcagaatcTTGTTTTTCACTTTTGATAAAGTTAGGactgttttcttttctacctGTCTGAGGTTTTATAAGAACTATAATATAGGCAAGCTGAGTTCTgttctaagtttttaaaaattaagtgtttGATATCCACTTTTTAACAAATGCACTGTTATTTTAGGTGCTTAAGTTCCTAGCCAGCCTACAAAAGCTTAAGTAATCTAACATGCATCCAAAATATAGAACTGTTATACCATGCTAGACAAGGACGTATAAAACCATCATGTTTGTAGGAGCAGTTCTACAAACCACAGTTCTAGCTTTGGCCATCAGGGATATATCCTTCTTCACTCAGTCCTGGAACTGGGTCTCCCCTTGTCCCAATCTCCTAGTCCTGGGGTTTTAGGACTGTTAGTGTGGAGGAGGCAGCTTGGCCAGGAAACAGTGAGGTCCTGAGACAGGAAAAGGTGAGACCCAGATGCCGTGAAGGAGAGCAGAGCCTTGGGGGCCGGGCAGAGGCATACCCTTTACCTTCACCCCCCCTCCCCTCACGCCTTTCTTCTTGGATGGTCTTCTTCTGGTCCATTTTCCTGTCGTGAGCTCACTCCAGTGTGCAGCCTGGTGCTGCTGGGGCCCACAAGAGTCTCTCTGCTCTCCCTCACAAAGTTTGGagctttggaaaggaaaaagggggACTTGAGAGTGAGGGGCTGTTGTAAACCATCACCGGGAAGATGAGGAGTGAAGGAATGCCGGGTAGGcaggtggggagagaagagggggacCCGTGCAGGTGCTCGTGTGAGAGAAGTGTAGAAGTTGGGACCATCTCAACTTGTTTAAATCTTTGTTATGAACTTTCAAAATGAGATTTAGATCGAGTAAAATATGTTACCGCATACGTATCTAAGAACTTGAAAATAGCTACACAAAGAGCCTTGGCAGATGGGGGGCATTCACGTGTAGCTTAGATTTTTTAAgttcttagatttttcttttttaagattaccTGTGTGGCcataactcttttattttttatgagatATTTTCAGATATCTAATGTTTGCTACTCAAAGAATGAAAAGTTACATAGCTAAACATTTTAAGTTCCACTAGTTATTTAGAAGCTATCTGAGCTTTTCTCTGTTGGTTAAATTTAAGATTCCTTTCAAGATTCCCTTAAGAAAAGGAGTTGTATGTGCATAGTTGAATGTCCTGAATGTACAGACATGATCATTCTAGTGTCAGTACTGTCCAATGGAACATTGTTGGGTCCTATAGAAATAACCACTGACCTCATTTTCTCTGTGTCCTAAACTTACAAGTATTTATCACCAACATGACACATCACAAATGTTCATCTGTATTTTGAATGAAACATTGTCAGCCTTGCAAATGCATTGTTAAGCATTTTCCTGATTAGTGgccttattgtttttttaattgttaaccTATTAAGTCCAAGCATGATCCTTAAGCAGCTTTAACTGATTTAAAGAACAGTTTTAATGGCGCTTCTTTATCATCTGCAGGTGTCAATTCATCCTAATggaatagaaaggaaaataaaaaggcattcaCAATTGTATTTGCAGTTTAAAATAGCACCTAACAACAGTTACTGTATTTTCTTGAAATATAACACAGACTTATTCATAAAACTAGAGCTACTTTGATAGTATTGCATGAAATGTGATTTACAGGGTTTTTAATTCATTGAGAGACAGGGATCGTGAGATGTAAGGGATATTTGTCAGTTTTTCGCAGTAGAAGCAATCAGCTTAAATAATCTTGGAAGTAGTTGAATTTAAAGTTATGAACAAAAGTGTTTATGTGCACTGTCAAGAAATAATAACTGTGGCTGTCGCTTCTGAGAACGTCTTTATTCAGTTCGAAGTCTAAGTCTGGTTTGGTTGTAAATGTTCATTTCTTGTCCTGTAGTAGTTCTTTGATGTTTGAAAGATTGCCTATTAAGGAGGAATGTTAATTTAGCTTTCTACCTGATTTTCCTTCGCCTTTTGTCAGATTTACAAACACAGTCCTTAGTATCCACATGAGTTGGTATTTGCCCTGAGCTGCTTGCTTGTTGTGGAGATTGCGAACTGAgggtgtttttcttctccttctgtccCTTTTTAGAGCAGAAGGGGAAACGTGTGTGGAGTTCAAGGCAATGCTGATCGCGGTGGGCATCCACTTGCTCCTGCTGATGTTTGAAGTGCTGGTCTGTGACAGGATCGAGAGAGGCAGCCACTTCTGGCTCCTGGTCTTCATGCCGCTCTTCTTCGTTTCCCCAGTGTCTGTGGCAGCTTGTGTTTGGGGCTTTCGACATGACAGGTCACTGGAGGTGAGATTTCGTATATTTAAGAaggttttaaaaagcaaaatctttTGGTCAGTTATTGTAATGGAGACTTCTTGTCCTTTGTTAGGAAGAGGTTGGTCACTGACGCTAGATCATGGTATATGAGGAAACGAAAGATGATGGAAATAATCACGTTTCTCTTTCTTGACTTAGAACGCTGGTTTTCCACCGAGGCCATCAGGCTTCTTCCAGCTTCACGTCTTTCCCTGCCCACCTGGATCAGCCAGCTTCTCCTGAGAAACAGAGCCAGTAggatagatgtagatgtagatatagatgtagatgtgCAGATAGATATACACATGAGGAGGTTTATTTGAAGGAGCTGGCGAGTCTGAAATTGATGGCGCAGGCTGGTGGGCTGGAGACTCAGCAGGATTTCTCCCTCTCCAGGAAACCTCAGCTTTTGCTCTTCAGGCCTtttaactgattggatgagacctACCCACATCATGGAGGGAAATCTCCTTTTCTTAAAGTCAGTACCCTCACAGCAATACCTAGATTATTGTTTGGTTAAATGACCGGGTACTacagcccagccaagttgacgtGTAATAAAACTAACCAGCACAGCACCTCAGACCCCATGAGCAGCACTTTGTCTGCTCCCTGGTTAGCTCATCCTGATGGGCCTATATGTTCATTTAGTAAGCATTTATCAAGTATTTACTATACGCCAAGCCCTCTTGGCCTAAACATAGGGGATACACACACGAATGAAAAAGCAATGCTAGCAATGCCAATAGTAGTAATGAAAATAACAGCagataatatttattgaccacttgCTGTGTACCAGGCCTGGGGCTGCGCGGTTCCATGCAGTAGGATCTCATTGAAGATCTGCAACAACCCCGTGACGTGGCTGCAGTTGCCATCCCTGGTTTCCAGAAAGGGTAGGGAATTTGTTCCTGGCCGCTTATCcaggggcagggccaggattcCATTGCAGGCAGCCCGACTCCAAAGCCCGTGCGCCGAACTGCCCAGAAGCTGAGGGCCCACAGCCGGGTCCAGAATGGCTCGAGGGGGGAAACTGGACACTGTGGATGCCGTGTTGAGCTGCGTGGGTCGAGAGCGGAGGAAGAAGGCCGCAGTTGGTCGGAAGGGAGAGTGGGAGCTGGTGGGTGGCAGCTCAGGGTACGTGAACCTGGCGAGGGAGGTACCCACAGTGGGAGAGTGATGGAGCCAGGCCCCGGGGCACCAGTGGGAACAGGGCCCCGAGCGGCAGGAGCGGCTGCGCCTGGCACGGGGAGAGCGACCCCtcagccctggtccgggcagccgtggagggaggggagccctgggggCCCGCTCTCAGCCTCCCTGCGCTTGCCCTCCCGCTTCAGACCCTCTGTCCCGCCAGGTCCTCCAAGAATTTGCTCCTGACCTGGTCCGCTCTGTCCAGCGACCTCGCCCTCTTATCTGAAAGGGAGAACAGAACAACAGCAGCAGTGCCCCCTCAGGCCTCTGTTTGCCTCTCGTGCCTCTTCCGTCCTCACAGAAAGGCTCTGGGAAGCAGTGCGGCAGGGACCCCGCGTGCCCTGCTCCGGCCACGCGCTCCCCGGGCCCTGTGGCCTCATCCGGGGGCCTCTTGAGCCCCCATCTTGTCTGGCCGCTGGCCGCTCTGTAGCTCCTGACACCCCTGGTCCCTCTGCCTGCGTTCGCTCCTCGTGCATTGCTGTTCCTTAGGCTTCTAGTCCTGGGCGTTTTCTGTCCTCACTGCGCACACGTCCTCTGAATGATCTTGTTCACGCTTCCTGCCTCCTCCGCTGCCACGTACGTGCTCTCACTTCCTCAGTTCGCATTTGTAAACTCCGATCGCTACACGAGCTCCAGACTCCTTATCCAACTTCCCCTGAATCTGTATTCCCTGTATTAGTTGGAGGCACCATTTCCACCCAGTCACACTTACCTTTCTAGTTTGTGCCTCTGTTGCTTTGCGTGTTTTTCTATTATCTGGGCAAAATGAAGTAAAACCaagctttaaaaatcatttataaaaGCTTACATTAAACAAAATCACTGAGATCAAAGAGTCTCGATTTTACCTATTTGGGGCCGTGTTTCTCAGTGGGGGCTGGGTATGCTCTTGGCCTTTTGGATAGGAAACGTTTTGTTGAACAGGACTGTGCCCTGCATTTCAGGACACTTATCCCTGACCTCTGCCCGCTAAACACTAGCGGAGGTGCTCCCTCAAGTCGTCGTGACAGCCATTAGGGCCCCTGCACATGTCCTAGCTCTTCCGCAGGTGAGCAGCATGACCCAGGTTGAAAAGCACTGAGAAAGTTCTGTAAATACTGTCGGatgagggctgaggaggaggcttAAGAAAACGGAACATTTGGAACTTTGTTTCTTAGAAAGTAAAAGCACGTACAAGGCCTAGGACTGTGCTGGACGTGAAACCGTATTTTCCTAATGCAGTACTGGTCACACTCTTGGCAATCTACCTACGAGAAGAAAGCACGTGCCAAGAGTTGAGCTCCCTCTTGGTTCTTGTGTCCCAGGAGGAGTACCTACGTTGGCTAGGGGGTGCCTGGGGCTAGGCTCCCCCAGAGCCCTGAAGGAGGAGTCCGGGTGAGCCAGGGTGCCCTGTGCAGGTAGGAAGGGGATGGTAtttttcaggcagaggaaataaCACATAAGAAGCCGTAGATGCAGAAGAAAGTCTGTCATGTTGAGTGGACCAGTGACTCAGGTATGACCGGAGCACAGTTTTGCAAGATGCAGAGAGTCCTAGAGGTGGAACATGGTGATGGTGTCACAGCTACAGTCATATGGTGGTAATATGAGTGAATGTACTCAACACCATTAAACTGTACCCTGAAGGAGGGTCAAGACAAAGAGGGTAAGTTTTACATTATGTGTATTTTtccacagtaaaaagaaaaaaattcctggagCTTAAAGTGTAAAGGAGGGAGCCAGGGAGAAGGGGGTCTGCATAGAGGGATTGGGCTGAGTAAGGGCCAGTCCTCAGTCCTCAAGGCGTTGCTGAGCTGCCCAGGGCACCATAATGAGCTCACAGGGGCACCATGGGATCCCGGACATTTTTGGGGGAAAAGCAGTGATCCCTGACATCTGTAGGGACACCCTACGAGCTACTAGCTCCATGTAGTTTATGGCTTTATTATTAGGTCACACTACATTCATTTCGATGGTGTCATGGAAGAGTCTAAGTTGTTGGCAGTTGCTGGGATGAGAAGGCAATACTGTGCAAAAATCCCTACAGAGGGCAGGTGATGAGGGTGGCAGTGCCTTGAGGAATGGTGCAGTGCCAACAGGCACACACGTCCCACTAGGAATTACTTGTCGTTAGTTAAGAATGGAACAcgcataatatttttctttcagttaacgtgaggttttttttttttttagatggctACTTAGGATAAGTACTCAGTTTAGATCTAATGACTTAAATCAGTGGAACTGTTAGGTGTTTCTTTTGGCCCAGAGGCCTCAGAAAGAATTGCTGAGTCGCTAAATGCCCTGGGAACTGGGAACTTTGGGGCAGCTCTGGGCCAGGTCACGTGGCGTCCTGTGACTTTCATCCTGTGGGCAGTGATGAGCCCTTGAAGCGCAGTGAGCGCTGGAGCCAGAAGGAGGGCCGCCTGCGGGGCGTTCGGGAGGAGGAGGGCCCGAGTAGTCGGGATGGGGGCTGGGCTAGGGATGCTAGAGAAGTCTGCACGGTGGAGGACAGGTGGAGGACAGGGCGAAGTGCCTGAGCCCGAGGGTGTGGGAAGCAGAATGCGGGCTGCCTCCCTGTGTCCTGATTTGGGGAATCAGGCAGCTGCGGTAGCTCCCGGTGAGACAGGGTGAAGGCAGCAAGGTGCGGGGGGTGGGGTAATGAACTCAGGGGGGAGAAGGGCTTCCTCTGAAGTGCCTCAGGGAGAGTCGGCTCTGGGCCACAGCAGGAAGGCCAAGGTGGAGACAGGTTGGAGAAACGAGCAGTAGGAGGTCGCGCAGGCCAGGGATGTGGAGGCTGGCTCTGCGCCTCACCCCAGGGCGGGGCGAGGGAGTGAAAGCACGTGTGTTTGTGTCTGAGTCTCTACAGTGGGGAGAGAGGCTGAGTTTAAGGCTTTGGGGGGCATCACCATTTAAGGAGAGGAAAAGGCACAAGAAAGGGAAGTGTCAGAGACCAGGAGGATGGCGAGACTGCACACTGGGATCCTCAGAGGAGGGAGGAGTGGTGGGCGATCTCCCACGCTGCAGAGACGCCCAGTAGGATGCCAGCTGAAGTGGTCCGACGCTGCAGAGCTGATCAGGTGACCTTGATGAAAGCAGTTTCCGGGTGGTCCTGAGGGTGGAGGCCGGGCCACAGTGGGTGGAGCTTGGAGTGGCAGGGGTGGCCATAGGGACTCGAGTGTCCATGGTGTCTCACAAAGCTTGATGGTAACAGAAAGAGAGAGCTAGGGCCGTGAGGGGTACTGGATCAAGGGAAGGGTGGGTTCATTGGGTCTTGGGGTTATTTTGTGTTGAATGGGAATGAGTTGAACATGTTTCTGTGCTCCTGGGAAGGATCGTGGAGTGGCGGGGTTAAAGATGCAGTAAAGAATCCATAATTGATGTCTTGATGTGACAGGGTCCTCGAGGAGCCAGAAGGGAAGGAGTGGGATGCAGGCTGAGTTCCAGGTACAAGAAGAAGGCAGTACAGGGATGACTAAGAACAGAGATGTTTGTGGGTAGGCGCAGGAAGGAAGCTGGGGGAGACCACCGGAGATTGCCTCTCTGCAGATCGCGAGCCCGGGAACAGGTCATTGCCTGGATGAGCATAAAGGGCCGAGCAGCCACTGAGCAGAGAGGACGAGGCACAAGGCCAGGGCCAGGTTTCTCCTTGACACAGCACTGCTTTGCTCCTCCGGTGCTGAAAATCAGAAGGTTGCAAGTATGACATAATAAAACTTTTGCTGCATTATAATTTGCATTGCCTTTTAGTGTGTTAACCAAACAATTGTGGTATTGAATGCAACTGTTATTTTGTTTAACTGattcttctcttcatttttagTTAGAAATCCTGTGTTCTGTCAACATTCTCCAGTTCATATTCATTGCCTTAAGACTGGACAAGATCATCCACTGGCCGTGGCTTGTATGTAACTTTTTAAATCCttaaataaacttttctttttattataaaagttatTCGTGTTTATTGTAGAAATGTTGGACAAGACAGGCAAGCATAGGTAATAGGATAATAGTCACCCATAATCCACTGGGAGATAACATGGTTAGTggtttttgtttccttgtttgggGGTTTATTGTTTCATAAAGATAATTGAGATCACACTGCATGTATAATTTGGTATCCTGCTTTGTAGTTCTAGTGCTGTATCATAAGCATTTTTACATGCCAATAAAAGGTTTTTATAAGCATAACTTTTCAAGTTTAATTGATGCAAAATATTCTTCAAATGCATTTACGAGACTGTCCCCTCATTTCCGAATATTGAAGTTGTTACCAGTGTTTTACGATTATAAATCATGCTGCAGCATATAATTTTGTGCATAaaaatctttgccttttttttttttcattgttttcctagGAAAGACTACAGAAACAGTATTACTGGGCCAGAGGGTGGGAACTTTTTGAGATTTTGAAATACAAACTGCACTGCCAACTCCCTTTTCAAAAAAGCTGTGCCAGTTTACACTCCTGCCAGGGGTGAAGTCTGAGTCATGCTAGTGACCTCTTGCTTCCATTAATGGGTGTTCGGTTAAAACTGATTGTGCGTAGATAGATAGAAgaatggatggagagagagatatatatggCAAGCTACAAATTAGAGAAAACAGTACGGTTTCAACTAGTAACGCATAGAAAGAAGATGAGACAAAAGGTAGAAGAATTATCTTGCCTCTGGGAGGCGAGGTCTTGCCAGGGTTTGGGGTtttctccccgccccctccccccccccccccgcttgaTGTGTACTTTTGTACATAAGACATTGTCTGTGATGAACATGGTttacctttaagaaaaaaaaagaacaaaggtaaaaaatatagtaaaaaaaaagaaaatattcatttgGTGACAAGGAAGAAGATAAGGGAACGTAAGTTACCTCTCTAGTGAATAAAGACAAGATCCATCCCTTCTGCCTGAAGTCTTTGATAaaacattcataataaaaaatactgtTCAGGCACCCATCTTAAATCTTCAGGGTGCTGTGTCTAGAGAACGATAATTGGGTTCAGAGCTTTCTGTTGTGCCATGGAGGAAACAAATCTGGGTCAGACCAAAATTTTAGTGTAaggtaaaatcagaaaaaaaaaaaaaaaaagattaggaatTGTGCATGTTTTCTATAGATGAACAGAGGAATTTTTCCAGCCCCAATCCTGTGCAAGTCCCAGCAGATGAAGCAGCCTGATTGCAGGTTTCCTACAGTGTTCAAGAGAAACCAAGTGAGGCTGGTCGCTAACATTCCACCCACGAGGGCCAGGCCTCTAAGTGAGTCTGTTCCCAGATGTGCTTTAGGAGGAGGAACATAAGGGGGGGCTGTGCACAGCAAACCTCCAGTCAGGAACTCCAAGCTCCTCAGGAGGATTAAAACTCATATACCAACTCAAGTCCTAGGTCTaaaaatgaaaggtaaaaactaaagaactgttagaagaaaacataggagaaaaatctttgggATCTGGAGTTAGGTGAAGAGTTCCCGGAGATGGCACCAACAACATGGTCTACAAAAGAAgctcaaaattaaaatgaaattaatgaaaagacaggtcacagaccaggagaaaatatttgcaaagcagatgTCTAACCAAGGACATGTATCCAAAGCATCTAAAGAACTCTAAAATCTcaacaacctaattttaaaattgacAAAAGACTTGAACCGACTATTCACAAAGAAGATAGACATATGGcgaataagcacatgaaaaggacatCATTACCcattagggaaaagcaaataaaaaccagGATGAGGTACCACAAAACACTCATCAAAATGGCAAATATAAGAAccacaataccaagtgctggggCGGACCCGAGGGGCCCGGGCCCTCGCCCGGCGCTGGTAAAAATGCCGAACTGGGTAGATGCTCTGGAAAACGgcttggcaatttcttataaattaaacatggagttaccatGTGACCTAGCAGTGCCGATCCTGGGTGTTTCCCCTGGAGAAATGTAAATGTACAGCCACACAAAAACCTGggcacagatgtttatagcaaccttatttgcaatagccaaaagcGGGAAAGCACCCACATCTCCTTCCCAGGGTGATTGGATAGCAGGCTGGGGTGCATCCATCCAGTGGAACagcgctcagcaatgaagaggAGTGACGTGTAGATACACGCAACGACCTGCAGGCATCTCAGAGATGTTCTGCTGACTGGGAGAAGGGAGCCTCAGAAGGTTACGTGCTGTATGAGTCCATCTCCATCACGTTCTTGAAGAGACAAAAGTGTCGTGATAGAGGACAGAGCAGTGGCTGCCGGGGGTTATGGGTGGGTGGGGCGAGGGGGTGACACAGTGATGGGAGAGCACGAGGGAGTCTGGCAGGGTGAAGGAGCTGTCCTGTGTCCTGCCCGAGGCTCCACAGATCTATACGTGTGTGCGTGAAAAGTTATAGAACTGGACACCAAAGGATAACAGTCAATTTTACTGTTTTGTAAGAGAAGACAAAGGGACAACAGATGTACCCAAGGGGGCCACGCAGAAGGGAGAAAAGGTCACACGGgaggagcctgctgagatccccaGGACTCATCGTGTGGGCTTGTGTGTGAGGGCGAAACAAGCTCGCTCTGGTATGACAGCAACTGACACAGAACCCACCTGGGCGAGGCAGCGGAGACCGAGTGGCGACAGCCTCCCGGCCTCGACTTGCAAGTTCATGGAGGGCCTGGGCCCCCTGGGCAGCCCGAGTTGCCAAGGAGCCTTTGGCCACAGTACCTCTGGCAGGATGGGAAATGACTGGGGAGAGGGGATGTCCGGGTGAGCCAGGGCGCGGGTGGAGGGGAGGCGGGCAGAGCCCAGGGCCCGCTGAGCGAGCTCACGCCTCAGGGAAGTGGCCGCGAGTCCCGTCGCCCTGAGGGCTGCCGGCGCAACGGCAACCCCGACAGTGAGCAGCGGGTCCTCTTCTCACACTGGCCCCATCCAGGCCTGGCACCGTCTTAAGCACAGAGATCCAGGAAGGAGTTGGCTCTGCCTACCCTAAAgacctttcttctctcctcctcccctcaggTCGTGTGTGTCCCCCTGTGGATTCTCATGTCTTTTCTGTGCCTGGTGGTCCTCTACTACATCGTGTGGTCCGTCCTGTTCCTGCGCTCCATGGATGTGATCGCGGAGCAGCGGAGGACACACATCACCATGGCGCTGAGCTGGATGACCATCGTCGTGCCACTCCTTACCTTTGAGGTAAGCTTT
Coding sequences:
- the TMEM185A gene encoding transmembrane protein 185A isoform X1 yields the protein MNLRGLFQDFNPSKFLIYACLLLFSVLLALRLDGIIQWSYWAVFAPIWLWKLMVIVGASVGTGVWARNPQYRAEGETCVEFKAMLIAVGIHLLLLMFEVLVCDRIERGSHFWLLVFMPLFFVSPVSVAACVWGFRHDRSLELEILCSVNILQFIFIALRLDKIIHWPWLVVCVPLWILMSFLCLVVLYYIVWSVLFLRSMDVIAEQRRTHITMALSWMTIVVPLLTFEILLVHKLDGHNAFSCIPIFVPLWLSLITLMATTFGQKGGNHWWFGIRKDFCQFLLEICPFLREYGNISYDLHHEGNEETEETPVPEPPKIAPMFRKKTRVVITQSPGKYVLPPPKLNIEMPD
- the TMEM185A gene encoding transmembrane protein 185A isoform X3, which translates into the protein MNLRGLFQDFNPSKFLIYACLLLFSVLLALRLDGIIQWSYWAVFAPIWLWKLMVIVGASVGTGVWARNPQYRAEGETCVEFKAMLIAVGIHLLLLMFEVLVCDRIERGSHFWLLVFMPLFFVSPVSVAACVWGFRHDRSLELEILCSVNILQFIFIALRLDKIIHWPWLVVCVPLWILMSFLCLVVLYYIVWSVLFLRSMDVIAEQRRTHITMALSWMTIVVPLLTFEILLVHKLDGHNAFSCIPIFVPLWLSLITLMATTFGQKGGNHFTLLPQPPV
- the TMEM185A gene encoding transmembrane protein 185A isoform X2: MARLHTGILRGGRSGGRSPTLQRRPVGCQLKWSDAAELIRSRAREQVIAWMSIKGRAATEQRGRGTRPGPGFSLTQHCFAPPVLKIRRLQLEILCSVNILQFIFIALRLDKIIHWPWLVVCVPLWILMSFLCLVVLYYIVWSVLFLRSMDVIAEQRRTHITMALSWMTIVVPLLTFEILLVHKLDGHNAFSCIPIFVPLWLSLITLMATTFGQKGGNHWWFGIRKDFCQFLLEICPFLREYGNISYDLHHEGNEETEETPVPEPPKIAPMFRKKTRVVITQSPGKYVLPPPKLNIEMPD